The Solanum pennellii chromosome 4, SPENNV200 genomic interval AAATGAACTCCAAACGGACATGTGAGGATGGAGGATTCGTTCTTTGGCAAAAGAACCCTGATCTGTGGTTCCTAGAATTTGTGGTATCCGATTGCAAGGTCAGTGCTGGTAGTAATGGTACAGTAGCTTGGAGTCACTCTTCCACCAATTCTAATGCTTCAAAAGGTCCTCCAAGACCACTCAGGAGGTTCTTTCAGGTACCCCTTTCACTTCAGTAGTTCTTTAGTCCTGAGTCACATGATTTTTACGATTAGTTATATGTATCGACAGTATTATTAGATAATAACCATTTTTACTAGGTATCATGGAGATTTACATGTAAGCTATGTTGCTCGGGTCCTCCATAAATGCCTCTGCTACCATGTTGGATCTTCCAAAAACATTTTTGGAGTATATGAGCAACAAACATAACCTGTAATAACCATGTGAACTGATTGTGTAAGTACCTTTTAGACTGTCGAGGCATAGAACATAAACTCTATTGTAACATACTTCTTATTTTTGAGTTGCAAGTCACCACTCTTTCCTTTGTGTGCTTTATGAAATCATCCAATAACTACATGGTTAAGTATACCAATACTGCTGCCTGCACAAGCTAGAAAGCTTATCAATGTTGTTAAAACTCGGATTCCTTTGTTGTCTTATTTATGAACTCGTCTTTGATCAACAGGGATTAGACCCCAGATCAACAGCCAATTTATTTCTGAATGCTGTTTGTATtggagaaaagaaaattaaggatGAAGGATGCTTTATGCTAAAACTTGAGACAAGCAAAGACATGCTGAAGGCACAGAGCACAGCCAACACAGAAGTTGTTCATCACACCATATGGGGCTACTTCAGCCAACGCTCGGGAGTTCTCATCCAATTTGAGGACACGAAGCTAGTAAGATTGAAGTCAGCGAAAGACAACAATGACAGTACTTTTTGGGAAACAAGCATGGCATCAACACTTAAAGATTATAGGTACATCGAAGGTATCAACATAGCACATCGCGGAAGAACTGCAGCAACAATTTATAGATATGGAAAGAACTTAGACTATAGAGCAAAAGTTGAGGAAACATGGAAGATTGAAGAAATTGATTTTAACATTAGTGGTTTGTCAATGGACTGTTTTTTGCCTCCTGCTGATGTTGTTAATAAGGAAAATGAACAAGAATGGGATTCTAGAGCCTCTTTAGCTGAAAATAGAACTGTATGATGCCTAATGTGAAAATGTTCTTGTATATAAGATAGATAGGCTATTAGCTCTTGTTCTTGTTTCCTAAATATTGGATATTTTGATCGCGAAGGAATTCTTTCGTCTCAAAATATAAGTAATATCCATTACTCGAAGTAGTTCTTTCGATCATTCACCGAAAGAAAATacttgattttgaatttgacCAATTGAGAAATACTCAATCACATAGCGCACAAATGAGTTGATTGAcattcttgttctttttttcttttctgacCTTTTCCTTATTAGTATTTATGAAACAAGTCTGAAACCTATCTTTCCATATATATGGTGAACAATTCATATCCAAGCTTCAAAGTTAATAAATAGTGAAAGTTCTCAAACTTGGGTTTGATGAATTTAATTAGATCAGTTAACTATGATATGCATATGGAGGGACTTCACATTTTATAGGGCCATAAAACAATAGTGATACGCTTTCTATGGAAACTTAATACATGCAATGTAATCTGGTCAATAATTATAACATGGAAAGTGATATTTGGACATACATTTAACTTTTACGTGTGGCAAtacattttgaaaatataatttttgacaCTCGAGTTTTAGTTTGCTATGTGTATTTTATAAGATACATATACAATGATGAAACTgatagttaaatatattttttattatttctcaaGAGAACAacgattaaattaatttgattttaatttataaccTGTCCAAACCGATTCATTAATATTCTAGTCACCAcacatttaaaacaaaaaacaatattGGGGAGTTTtggtagaaaaaaaaaacactcaaggattcacatgtattttcttaaaaactCAGGGGCAAAAGTGGAAATTCACTAGTTATCTCTGCCAAGCGCCGCATACTCCAAACCCTAGCACTGTCTAAACCCCTATTTAAACAACATTTTCTCCAGTAATTCTTCAATCAATTCGCTTTCCTTCATCAATCGGTTCTGCAAAAAATAGTTTATCCATgcaattttcatatttgtttgttttttaagtatttattgCATCAAATTTACCCTCTTCTTGTACTAATTATGTGAACAAGGAGATAAAGCTGGTGCATAAACTGATACGGTTGGCTTACCAGCTCATTGCATTCATATTCTTATTGCCTTTGTGCCAAATGGTCCTACCGAAATCCTCaacttttttttcataattcatactTTTGCAGATGATGATTTACTGTAAATACTGAATAATCATGTCGATTATATACTCCGCTTATTATCTGATGctattttgtttctttgattcAGATCTTGTTGTCAATGTTTTTCGATTTTTTCATCATTTGGCAAATGACGATTCACTGTAAATACTGAATAATCATGTCGATTATCAACTCCGCTTATTATCTGATGCCTTTTTTGTTTATAGTTTTAGATCTACTGAATTTAAATTGTTCTTAAAGGTTTTTTGGGAGGCAAGTGATGTTTAAACAAAATCTTATACTACACACTGAAATTTAATGAAGAAAATTAACTCTCAATTAATTTTCTGATGcctccttattattttttattagtttaatttgtttgataaaaattaatttgttggCTTAATGATGAGATACAAGCAGACGGGCGGTCTGAACTGATGCCATGTTGATTGTCTGCACAACTTCCTTTAATGGAATTTCTCTGAAAGTTAATAGTTACTGTTAATTACAAATTAATTAGgtttatttatgtaattttgtaGTTCTAATCTTGCTGCAGTGATGATGTTGCTTAAATTATGTCTGGACTTATGATAATCCATGATTAGTTAATTGCAAATTTCTGAGCAGCACTATTTCTAAGCATTAATTAAATGTCTGGATCGTGTATTATCATGGATAATTTGTGTTTAACATTTTGAATGACATTTCAATTGTTAATATGGGAATGTATGTTATATACCAGAGTatctaattaagaaaaaaacttgatatatttgacataactttaatttagaatcacaagattattagtcaaattaggctatcctttttgaaatagaaggagtattattttgtttgaatttgtatttttttttgtaagtattTTTTAATCGGATGTTTCGTTCTTTGGCTTTTGAAGgggaatattttttttcaataatgtGATCTGAATTTAATTTggttttaatataaatatttttcattggatagaaaaataaaaaatgcaaacatataaattttttaataaataatataatgattTCACTTTGATAATGTAACgtttatttaatcatatttcattaatgatttcattattatttgtattattcattatataatatttgctagcaattttattatttaaaaaattatggtataagataattttatattaaacgattataaaaaaaataatatgaattatatatgatGATTGTTTTAGAAAGAATTTGTTTAATGAAATAAGATAGCATAATgtaataagaaataataatataacaattatgataaaaaaatataattttttatataaaatttggtGCACTGAATTAGAGTTgattaatcaaatttaatattgacaccatatttaatataaaatttagcaTTTGAATAGAAGATGCCCTTTTAACGAATTAAATGCAATTGGGTTAATATAAATATTGGACATTTGTATATTCAAAAGATTCAATGATAGTTTGattctttatattaaaaaatgatacaTATTTATATCATCTTAAAATACTCATAAAGTTTTGACAAACCAAATgtgaaaaaagaccattttccatGCAACTTGATCAAAGCAAAAAGCTGCTAACTCTAGTTGGCATGTTTGGTATTTGTGATTTGTAGCATTTTCCAAAATGGATTGttttcatcaatatatattgTCAAAAACCTACTAATCTAATATAAAGATAGGCTTctctaaaaagtaaaataaagttttCTATTAAGAAATCTTCAACTTTCAAATCCTAGTGGTAAGGGGTTTGAAAACTCTTATACTTACTTTCATGTTTAAAATTCAGCGCGGACAAAAATGCtagctaattttttttaattaatttaattttgatagaTAAAATTATCTGATATTTGTTATTGGCGttagatgataaatatttcataaaattaattaaagtgaACGAAAGCGAAAAAAAATACCACCATCacttaaaatagaataaaaaaaattgatagaaaCTACATTTACTTTACTTTTTATGACGAGAGAGCTATTCGGATAGTAAACATCGCTCACTTTCAACTCGAAAAATTAATTAGCGAATCAATTAACTACATTAAAATAAAGGTCCTTCCTTCTAAAACTCATACTATACAAGTgattatatgaattattaaattctcttcatatatattttttaaaataacaataatataaatatgtgaaTATTATTGTAAGTTAAAAATTCAAAGTCGTCCTAGATAacattctaaaaataattatatgaatggttaaattcttttaatatatattaaaataaattacaataatataaatatgtgaatattattttaagttacaaattcaaattgtccTAGATAGTAACATTCTAATTTTAGAGTGCAATAAATTCCTAATTTTCGTCAACACGTTAAACGGTTTCCTAAAGGATGAATGTTAGGTGACCCACCAAAGAgtttgaaagcacacacaaaGACATTGACAGCATAAAAAGtcaattaaattcaataaaCCCCACATGCCATGTTttattatgtattaaaaattatgGATCGTgacaaatatttatattgtttaagatgtatgattataatttttaaaatttatgaaatatagttatattttagattttatataaCAAATGTACTATACACATGCGTATGgatacaaattacaatatacaTTAATATAGCCTTTTTAAGTGTTTTTAGTTGATATAATATGCATTTGATATTGTCTGTATATAATACgtgataatataattaatatattctccgtttaaatttatttgtcatattacaTTTTTCGAGAgttaatttgaataatttttaaagttaaattatattattttaatttgaaattttaaacataaaattcggacatttaaaaactaaatgaaagtattataaattgtattttttgtatattaatatgacgaaaaatacattttaaaatgttagttaGAGTTCTTATAATTTACTCTAAAAACAAAACccatgacaattaaaagtgaaaagaGGGAGTATTGATATTGATC includes:
- the LOC107016132 gene encoding uncharacterized protein LOC107016132; translation: MRKLSPNLDKEDGLDTVLEVPLPEEMFSKTDGSSAAIRWKKILNLMRADKLPNRSKAVSSGNNDQFMFLLKIVGSALIPFQVQLDHAISLPVRDGCIKASSAKYIVQQYLAASGGQAALNSINSMYVVGQLQMAMSDIQQSGNQMNSKRTCEDGGFVLWQKNPDLWFLEFVVSDCKVSAGSNGTVAWSHSSTNSNASKGPPRPLRRFFQGLDPRSTANLFLNAVCIGEKKIKDEGCFMLKLETSKDMLKAQSTANTEVVHHTIWGYFSQRSGVLIQFEDTKLVRLKSAKDNNDSTFWETSMASTLKDYRYIEGINIAHRGRTAATIYRYGKNLDYRAKVEETWKIEEIDFNISGLSMDCFLPPADVVNKENEQEWDSRASLAENRTV